A portion of the Gossypium arboreum isolate Shixiya-1 chromosome 8, ASM2569848v2, whole genome shotgun sequence genome contains these proteins:
- the LOC108468149 gene encoding NAC domain-containing protein 71-like isoform X2 produces the protein MEGGSLPPGFRFHPTDEELVGYYLKRKTQGLEIELEVIPVIDLYKFDPWELPEKSFLPKRDLEWFFFCPRDRKYPNGSRTNRATKAGYWKATGKDRKVVCQSASGYRKTLVFYRGRAPLGDRMDWVMHEYRLSDEPSQGSNNQGAFALCRVVKRNEPRATDAHGKPKAMRVGNRSSNVELTSPIVSNEPLSNSGDISCQTSYPNNESRYSSPITSPYPYEVTQVPTFEPVSVATDPTSIWVSPELILDSSKDYPQICKTAAQYLPQYEFPSTLTRWQQYEQRDFSPSSSHSNFGEIEHVDGLSHIGCRPPYSEHANYMDFYGNEGYGTSSQAPFC, from the exons ATGGAAGGGGGATCATTGCCACCAGGTTTTAGGTTCCATCCGACCGATGAGGAATTGGTTGGATATTACCTAAAAAGAAAAACTCAAGGACTTGAAATTGAGCTTGAAGTGATCCCTGTCATCGATTTGTACAAGTTTGATCCTTGGGAGCTGCCTG AGAAATCATTCCTTCCGAAGCGAGATTTGGAATGGTTCTTTTTCTGTCCCAGGGATCGAAAATACCCGAATGGTTCAAGAACAAACCGAGCTACCAAAGCTGGCTATTGGAAAGCTACCGGAAAAGATAGGAAAGTGGTTTGCCAATCTGCTTCCGGCTACCGTAAGACCCTAGTTTTCTACCGGGGACGTGCTCCTTTAGGAGACCGAATGGATTGGGTTATGCATGAGTATCGGCTCTCTGATGAACCTTCTCAGGGATCAAACAATCAG GGTGCTTTTGCTCTGTGTCGTGTGGTGAAAAGGAATGAACCGAGGGCGACTGATGCGCATGGAAAACCAAAAGCCATGAGGGTGGGGAACAGGTCGAGCAATGTGGAACTTACGTCACCAATAGTCAGCAATGAGCCATTGAGCAATTCTGGTGATATTTCCTGTCAAACAAGTTACCCTAACAATGAGAGTCGTTATTCAAGCCCCATCACTTCCCCTTATCCTTATGAAGTCACACAAGTGCCAACTTTTGAGCCTGTTTCTGTGGCTACTGATCCCACCAGCATTTGGGTATCACCTGAACTAATTCTTGATTCTTCAAAG GATTATCCACAAATATGTAAAACAGCAGCCCAGTACCTTCCACAGTATGAGTTTCCAAGCACACTGACGCGGTGGCAGCAATATGAACAGAGGGACTTCTCCCCTAGTTCATCACACTCAAATTTTGGGGAAATCGAACATGTTGACGGTCTCAGTCACATTGGCTGCAGGCCACCGTACTCAGAACATGCAAATTACATGGACTTCTATGGAAATGAAG GGTACGGAACTTCAAGCCAAGCTCCATTTTGCTAG
- the LOC108468149 gene encoding NAC domain-containing protein 71-like isoform X1, giving the protein MEGGSLPPGFRFHPTDEELVGYYLKRKTQGLEIELEVIPVIDLYKFDPWELPEKSFLPKRDLEWFFFCPRDRKYPNGSRTNRATKAGYWKATGKDRKVVCQSASGYRKTLVFYRGRAPLGDRMDWVMHEYRLSDEPSQGSNNQGAFALCRVVKRNEPRATDAHGKPKAMRVGNRSSNVELTSPIVSNEPLSNSGDISCQTSYPNNESRYSSPITSPYPYEVTQVPTFEPVSVATDPTSIWVSPELILDSSKDYPQICKTAAQYLPQYEFPSTLTRWQQYEQRDFSPSSSHSNFGEIEHVDGLSHIGCRPPYSEHANYMDFYGNEGNDQTGSFNCPNPF; this is encoded by the exons ATGGAAGGGGGATCATTGCCACCAGGTTTTAGGTTCCATCCGACCGATGAGGAATTGGTTGGATATTACCTAAAAAGAAAAACTCAAGGACTTGAAATTGAGCTTGAAGTGATCCCTGTCATCGATTTGTACAAGTTTGATCCTTGGGAGCTGCCTG AGAAATCATTCCTTCCGAAGCGAGATTTGGAATGGTTCTTTTTCTGTCCCAGGGATCGAAAATACCCGAATGGTTCAAGAACAAACCGAGCTACCAAAGCTGGCTATTGGAAAGCTACCGGAAAAGATAGGAAAGTGGTTTGCCAATCTGCTTCCGGCTACCGTAAGACCCTAGTTTTCTACCGGGGACGTGCTCCTTTAGGAGACCGAATGGATTGGGTTATGCATGAGTATCGGCTCTCTGATGAACCTTCTCAGGGATCAAACAATCAG GGTGCTTTTGCTCTGTGTCGTGTGGTGAAAAGGAATGAACCGAGGGCGACTGATGCGCATGGAAAACCAAAAGCCATGAGGGTGGGGAACAGGTCGAGCAATGTGGAACTTACGTCACCAATAGTCAGCAATGAGCCATTGAGCAATTCTGGTGATATTTCCTGTCAAACAAGTTACCCTAACAATGAGAGTCGTTATTCAAGCCCCATCACTTCCCCTTATCCTTATGAAGTCACACAAGTGCCAACTTTTGAGCCTGTTTCTGTGGCTACTGATCCCACCAGCATTTGGGTATCACCTGAACTAATTCTTGATTCTTCAAAG GATTATCCACAAATATGTAAAACAGCAGCCCAGTACCTTCCACAGTATGAGTTTCCAAGCACACTGACGCGGTGGCAGCAATATGAACAGAGGGACTTCTCCCCTAGTTCATCACACTCAAATTTTGGGGAAATCGAACATGTTGACGGTCTCAGTCACATTGGCTGCAGGCCACCGTACTCAGAACATGCAAATTACATGGACTTCTATGGAAATGAAGGCAATGACCAGACTGGTTCATTTAACTGTCCGAACCCTTTCTGA
- the LOC108469114 gene encoding uncharacterized protein LOC108469114 gives MACCISKSVVFQQCCWRRSTYSLFGWNIGKKKTSDLKPLPNYHDTDLPFSLSLVEKTFLRGRELKCCYKATVDGFSATNFHECCDFKGPCVIIGYTNKSFKFGAFNPEGYRSTDDYYDTFDAFLFYWIDNGETDPIILPKIGGSGAALFDYARGGPQFGADGLLIGPPLAPVMGGFAGPDTNSGIGDLRQAKSRLGLSYAKRKDGKESLFGDDSKVTLEEVQVFCSPQIASLY, from the exons ATGGCATGTTGCATCTCTAAGTCTGTTGTGTTCCAGCAGTGTTGCTGGAGGAGAAGCACTTATAGCTTATTTGGTTGGAACATAGGCAAGAAGAAAACATCTGATCTTAAGCCACTGCCTAACTACCATGATACTGATCTTCCTTTCTCTCTTTCTCTGGTAGAGAAAACTTTCTTAAGAG GCAGGGAATTAAAATGCTGCTATAAGGCTACTGTTGATGGATTTAGCGCAACGAATTTTCATGAATGCTGTGATTTCAAGGGACCGTGCGTGATAATTGGGTATACAAACAAGTCCTTCAAGTTCGGAGCATTTAACCCTGAAGGGTATAGAAGCACAGATGACTACTATGATACATTTGATGCATTCCTCTTTTACTGGATTGACAATGGGGAAACTGATCCTATCATACTGCCCAAAATAGGGGGTAGTGGTGCAGCGCTATTTGATTATGCTCGAGGGGGTCCCCAGTTTGGGGCAGATGGGTTACTCATTGGACCTCCCCTGGCGCCGGTCATGGGCGGGTTTGCAGGGCCTGACACTAATTCAGGCATTGGGGACTTGAGGCAAGCCAAGTCTAGATTGGGATTATCATATGCTAAGAGGAAGGATGGTAAGGAGTCCCTCTTTGGGGATGACTCCAAGGTTACTCTTGAGGAAGTGCAAGTTTTTTGCAGTCCTCAAATTGCTAGCTTATACTAA